In a single window of the Marinitoga sp. 38H-ov genome:
- a CDS encoding 4Fe-4S dicluster domain-containing protein: MGKKSFTVEINYSLCKKCGICYNVCPTKTLGSAELGKPIVQDIDKCIGCLMCERLCPDIAINVMEKVVENNG, translated from the coding sequence ATGGGGAAAAAGAGCTTTACTGTTGAAATAAATTACTCACTATGTAAAAAGTGTGGTATTTGTTATAACGTTTGTCCAACAAAGACATTAGGCTCAGCAGAATTAGGAAAACCAATTGTACAAGATATAGATAAATGTATAGGATGTTTAATGTGTGAAAGACTTTGTCCTGATATTGCAATTAATGTAATGGAAAAGGTGGTTGAAAATAATGGGTAG
- a CDS encoding 2-oxoacid:acceptor oxidoreductase subunit alpha: MGRIVFMQGNEAVALAAIKAGCRFYAGYPITPSTEVAEVMAKELPKVGGRFIQMEDEIASAAAIIGASLAGVKSMTATSGPGFSLMQEALGYAIMTETPCVFVDVMRGGPSTGLPTKPSQGDIMQIRWGRHGDQQIIALYPSTVEEAYKYTIKAFNYAEKYRTPVVLIMDETLGHMRESFYLSDEYENPEIIQRLSDSEIEEEDLFHPFGFQEENSPVNPLIEMGKARFHVSGLVHDETGFPVGSTDVADKVIKHLDSKIRLYTEEIALYDEYMTDDAEIIVVAYGTVARSAMKAVKMAREDRIPVGLFKPITIWPFPVSKMKNILKKSQSIIVAEMNLGQMALEISRINKFGKHIELVNKVDGDLISPKEILNAITSVWRRIIEF, encoded by the coding sequence ATGGGTAGAATAGTATTTATGCAAGGGAATGAAGCAGTAGCATTAGCTGCAATAAAGGCGGGTTGTAGATTTTATGCTGGATACCCAATTACTCCTTCTACAGAAGTTGCTGAAGTTATGGCTAAGGAATTGCCTAAAGTTGGAGGTAGATTTATACAAATGGAAGATGAAATTGCAAGTGCTGCAGCAATAATAGGAGCATCTTTAGCTGGTGTAAAGTCAATGACAGCAACAAGTGGTCCGGGATTTAGTTTGATGCAAGAAGCATTGGGATATGCTATCATGACAGAAACTCCATGTGTTTTTGTTGATGTTATGAGAGGCGGTCCAAGTACAGGACTTCCAACTAAACCATCTCAAGGAGATATTATGCAAATTAGATGGGGAAGGCATGGAGATCAACAAATAATAGCATTATATCCATCCACTGTTGAAGAAGCTTATAAATATACAATAAAAGCGTTTAATTATGCGGAAAAATATAGAACACCTGTAGTTTTAATTATGGATGAAACTTTAGGGCATATGAGAGAAAGTTTTTATTTGAGTGATGAATATGAAAATCCAGAGATAATACAAAGATTATCTGATTCGGAAATTGAGGAAGAAGATTTATTCCATCCATTTGGATTCCAAGAAGAAAATTCTCCAGTTAATCCATTAATAGAAATGGGTAAGGCTAGATTCCATGTTTCTGGATTAGTTCATGATGAAACAGGTTTTCCAGTTGGTTCTACAGATGTGGCAGATAAGGTTATTAAACATTTAGATTCAAAAATAAGATTATATACTGAAGAAATAGCATTATATGATGAATATATGACAGATGATGCGGAAATTATAGTAGTAGCATATGGAACTGTTGCAAGAAGCGCTATGAAAGCAGTAAAAATGGCTAGAGAGGATAGAATACCTGTAGGTTTGTTTAAACCAATAACAATTTGGCCATTTCCAGTTTCTAAAATGAAAAATATATTAAAAAAATCACAATCAATTATTGTTGCAGAAATGAATTTAGGACAAATGGCATTAGAAATATCAAGAATTAATAAATTTGGAAAACATATAGAATTAGTAAATAAGGTAGATGGTGACTTAATAAGTCCAAAGGAAATTTTAAATGCAATAACCTCTGTTTGGAGGAGAATAATAGAATTCTAA
- a CDS encoding sodium ion-translocating decarboxylase subunit beta, whose protein sequence is MDLSNFIAFFSNSGFAYFTWQHILMLFIGSLLIYVAIVKHAEPLLLIPIGFGIILANIPPEITGLLNPPVGDQVGGLLWYIQRGMFLGIYPPLIFLGIGALTDFSYLIADPRLIFLGAAAQVGIFGTFIVANLLGFDIHSAASIAIIGGADGPTSIYLASKFAPDLLAIIAIAAYSYIALIPILQPPVSKLLTTKEERKIRMKRMRHVSQKEKIIFPIATTIVVAILVPKALSLVGLLMLGNLLKESGVTKRLAEAASRFILDTVTILLMLAVGSTARADVFLKPTSLKIFLLGAIAFIIAMISGIFFAKLMNLFTKNKINPLIGAAGVSAVPDSARVAQTVAQSEDPSNFILMHAMGPNVAGVIGSAVAAGVFLSILS, encoded by the coding sequence ATGGATCTATCAAATTTTATTGCTTTTTTTTCCAATAGTGGATTTGCATATTTTACATGGCAGCATATATTAATGTTATTTATAGGCTCTTTGTTGATTTATGTAGCGATAGTTAAACATGCAGAACCTCTGCTTTTAATACCAATAGGGTTTGGTATTATATTGGCAAATATTCCACCAGAAATAACTGGATTATTAAATCCTCCTGTTGGAGATCAAGTTGGCGGATTATTGTGGTATATCCAAAGAGGAATGTTTTTAGGTATTTATCCTCCTTTAATATTTTTGGGTATTGGAGCATTAACGGATTTTTCATATTTAATAGCAGATCCTCGTTTAATCTTTTTAGGAGCAGCTGCTCAAGTTGGTATTTTTGGAACATTTATTGTTGCTAATTTATTAGGATTTGATATACATAGCGCAGCTTCTATAGCAATAATAGGTGGTGCTGATGGTCCAACTTCTATATATTTAGCATCTAAGTTTGCACCAGATTTATTAGCAATAATTGCTATAGCAGCATATTCATATATCGCATTAATTCCTATTTTACAACCTCCTGTATCTAAACTACTTACAACTAAAGAAGAAAGAAAAATTAGAATGAAAAGAATGAGACATGTTAGTCAAAAAGAAAAAATTATTTTCCCAATAGCAACTACAATTGTTGTTGCTATATTAGTTCCAAAAGCATTATCCTTAGTTGGGCTTTTAATGTTAGGTAATTTACTTAAAGAATCTGGAGTTACTAAAAGATTGGCAGAAGCTGCATCTAGATTTATTTTAGATACAGTTACTATATTATTAATGTTGGCTGTTGGTAGTACTGCAAGGGCGGACGTATTTTTAAAACCAACAAGTTTAAAAATCTTTTTATTAGGTGCAATAGCGTTTATTATTGCAATGATATCAGGAATATTCTTTGCGAAATTAATGAACTTATTTACAAAGAATAAAATTAATCCTTTAATAGGTGCTGCAGGAGTATCAGCTGTACCGGATTCTGCAAGGGTTGCTCAAACTGTAGCTCAATCAGAAGATCCAAGTAATTTTATACTAATGCATGCAATGGGTCCAAATGTTGCAGGGGTAATAGGGTCAGCTGTTGCAGCTGGGGTCTTTTTATCAATTCTATCATAA
- a CDS encoding stage V sporulation protein S, whose product MEVLKVGHSSSPNKVAGAIAGVLSKTDEVEIQAIGAGAVNQAVKAIAIARRFVETRGKKLFVVPGFVEVAVGEEKRTGIKFRVFAEVTEEETEA is encoded by the coding sequence ATGGAAGTTTTAAAAGTCGGACACTCTTCATCACCGAATAAAGTTGCTGGAGCTATTGCAGGAGTATTGAGCAAAACAGATGAAGTAGAAATCCAAGCAATTGGGGCGGGGGCAGTTAACCAAGCAGTTAAAGCAATTGCGATAGCAAGAAGATTCGTTGAAACTCGCGGAAAAAAGTTATTTGTTGTACCTGGATTCGTTGAAGTTGCTGTTGGCGAAGAAAAAAGAACAGGAATAAAATTTAGAGTATTTGCTGAAGTTACTGAAGAAGAAACGGAAGCTTAA
- a CDS encoding type I phosphomannose isomerase catalytic subunit, with amino-acid sequence MKEALISKPIFVEKVWGDERLNNIFNKKDMDKIGEVWLFSGVQGNETELVGLESGKNYGKPSGIIKELIGKDFPRIPLLLKLISTTQWLSIQVHPDDKYAKELENEPWGKTEAWYFLNESNEIFISNDIENNRKAIETQNWDFKPMKLKKEDLLFIPAGVVHTLGPNSMLLEIQQTSDLTYRLYDWGRPREIHIEKGKKVLKDSPYVIVNSPKEFKTQYFNIKRVKNEIVKGFSIHVSLKDYRTIIIPHNVEYNISEEGMLFFL; translated from the coding sequence ATGAAAGAAGCATTAATATCTAAACCAATTTTTGTAGAAAAAGTATGGGGAGATGAAAGATTAAATAATATATTTAATAAAAAAGATATGGATAAAATAGGTGAAGTATGGTTATTTTCAGGGGTTCAAGGTAATGAAACAGAATTAGTGGGATTAGAAAGTGGAAAAAATTATGGAAAACCATCGGGAATTATAAAAGAATTAATAGGGAAAGATTTTCCAAGAATTCCATTATTATTAAAATTAATATCAACAACACAATGGCTTTCAATTCAAGTACATCCAGATGATAAATATGCAAAAGAATTAGAAAATGAACCATGGGGGAAAACAGAAGCGTGGTATTTTTTGAATGAATCAAATGAGATATTTATTTCCAATGATATTGAAAATAATAGAAAAGCAATAGAAACTCAAAATTGGGACTTTAAACCAATGAAATTAAAAAAAGAAGACTTGTTATTTATTCCAGCAGGAGTAGTGCATACATTGGGGCCTAATTCTATGTTGCTTGAAATACAGCAAACATCTGATTTAACATATAGATTGTACGATTGGGGAAGACCAAGAGAAATTCATATAGAAAAAGGCAAAAAGGTTTTAAAAGATAGTCCTTATGTTATTGTTAATTCACCTAAGGAATTTAAGACACAATATTTTAATATAAAAAGAGTAAAAAATGAGATTGTTAAAGGTTTTTCTATACATGTATCTTTAAAAGATTATAGAACAATAATAATTCCTCATAATGTAGAATATAATATATCAGAAGAAGGAATGTTATTTTTTCTTTAA